aaggtcaaaacagagactataaaccccagacagtatcaaatgaaagatacagctagcaaggtcgaaacagagactatagaccccagacagtatcaaatgaaagatacagctagcaaggtcgaaacagagactataaaccccagacagtatcaaatgaaagataccgctagcaaggtcgaaacagtgtgactctaaaaagagacatcagcatacagtgtaaattgctgacgaaataccgttaccttaaagccatgaattataaggcaacccaggatactcgtaaccatactgactagagttccagacgccctacaagcatctatataatgtgacatttgtcaccccttggcttggtgggccgtggactgtagctagcagtaagggtgcggggttgtcaatcccgtataagcctatacacataatgtccgctctccctacaggagactctggttaccaactagacgacggagaaggccgcgtccagaagatgcatcccaaatagaggaTAGTGTGCTTCTGGAggggagtgggtttctaatgtaagtgataTACTAGGGGTaatgacttccaaacagtgggtagtgtctttctaaagtaagtgtagaatagaggtagagactcttaactgacttgactagagaatttcctgtatgtccatactcatatacgtagtatttaactaatgaaccaaacgaccttcggacggctgcccgatcccaccagaccacatctcaacgaagaaaaggaaatagggcagacgagccttcctaagtctttcaatcattacttatatatacctatatagcacggacatacatctaactatgactaagtgcgtttcaagtagaagtgatccttgtgaagtagtagcgcctaacaagtgaagtaaaagcgttcgcaagtgaagtagaagtgtcgcacaagtataagcgtatcatgaagtagaggcgacaataagtgaagcggaaacgtatcaagtataagtgaagtatagttgttatcaagtataagcgaagaagaatcgtatcactaagtaagagcgtgaataagtataagcgtcatcaggtataagcgactatcaGTATAAGTGgaagcattacagagtaggaatatggaataagtataagcgaatcaGCAATAACTTCAATTAAAAATATACGTAAAAAGGAATCTTAATGAAAAGCCTTTATGAACAGAAAATTTCAcactttgtattcttttgtaaaatatgctAGAAAATCTTGGGAAAATCTTTCacaaaccagtttagaatgaatttagtttaaaagggtataagtaaaagttttgaaacaattgaaaagcgTTATAGCGTCCTACTCAGTAAAAACAATGTATAGTggcaaaatcttgtgcatgcaggttatcaatcacatgtgattgatatgataactggcatgtttaacttgtaatccccccctataaaaacatttaaaagcatttaaaaggttcattcaggggtatgaactcacctggtgtaagtaggtccgacggtagtgccgtttaggcgtttggggtcacgcaaggacttgaacacacacaaggacctattttaacatatgataacatatgttcacatacaattagcatataatatactaattaaacaattaaacacactcaaaggagtggaaaacacttttggttgagtgtttggggtcccgggtagcgtttaagggtgctaagggtctcctatcagctGTGGGACTTTGCTATACTCACATATCTAGTGTGTAAATGGATTTAAAACACCAacatggaccaaacaaggagtttatgtcccaacctaagggagtttacggccgtaaactcccaaggtcaatttcttgggtgtttgatgcttctagcttgttcatagaattattctaagcacttttcctcaaaggcatgagtgggtttgaggtTTTTAAGGGCcttataatggagtttacggcctaagaacaactcctaaaggagtttatggccgtaaactctaaatcatTGAGTTTTGTGATGTTTCAAgcccctaatgcctttctagtgatttctaatgaagtgtgatgccattttgggtgattaaaaccaacatttgaggggggttttggggagtttacagcctagataatgcttgggccgtaaactccaagaaatccctcattttccttgtgtttaagcccttaattcctttctagcattttatagaaatagcctatggtcatttggggggcaaaaactaCAATTTTGGGCATgaattagggtgtttacggccttgaccatgtctgggccgtaaactcctttcattaaatcattttggagtgtttcaagggtctaaactcaagaggctaagtccctaaattatgtaataagccctaggatgagtttgggagtgttttggggcacttttgacatgattttgaggagtttacggcctaagcttgtgcttgggccgtaaactcttgtttgagtcctaaaatcatgcattttaatgtttaaacactcctaggctatatcccctaattatttccaagcttatggacaagtttagaggcatgtttgacaccattttaggggtttacggccctagaatgttcttgggccgtaaactccttatatcatgccttcttggatgatttttgggctataaacacgaatcactatgtttagaataagctagggtaggcggacttacaatttggaagcgtttggttgcgaattcggggcgaaaacgggtctagagagagagtatagagagagagagtgtaaaaagtctccaatggactccactcacccatatatgggtttcacagtcggggctcagtggaattttacccgatactgccgttaaacggggcttttggtcgcacccgatttagtggtcgtaataataaaacttgacattttctcAATAAATAGAAATGTGTGTCTTgagtttttattcccttttatcatgacttaacggcatgttaaaggtaatcaaatggaatgtttattaaattgatgccctctaattaacggaacttttatacagtggaatattccgttaacggtaacggggaaatgtaacgggacaacttgggttgtcacatgtaGTATTATTTGAATGCATGTTGCTGATTGTACATAGTATCTACCTTAGTTTAAAGGTATGAATCATATACAGAGGAGTACTACCACtacaaataattataataaattataataagtatGGTTAAGTCTATTATACACCACAAACAATTatgctaaactataataggtatagttaggttgcatatacaaTACAaacattatgataaactataataggtatagtttatgtttcatttacatttcaaactcattacaAAAGATTTTCATTTTATATAAACGGGGTACGAATACAAACTATCAGGTTTATACAAAAgaggtacattacaaagtaccgggttttcatttcatataaacggggtacgaatacaaagtatcgggtttataaaaaaggggtacattacaaagtaccaggttttcattTCATATAAACAGGGTACGAATACTAAGTACTGGGTTTATACAAAAGGGGTACATTATAAAGTACCGGGTCTATACAAAAGGGGTatattacaaagtaccgggtctatacaaaaggggtacattacaaagtaccgggtctaTACAAAatgggtacattacaaagtaccgagtTTTCATTTCATATAAAcggggtacgaatacaaagtaccgggtttatacaaaaggggtacattacaaagtaccgagttttcatataaacggggtacgaatacaaagtacaatgtttacacaaaatgttttttttttatattaaaactaCAATTCATCTAGAATTTGTTAGTTTCCGGTTATAATTGGTAAGTGTATATGTTAGAGTTATAAAAGAATTTAGTTgcgatcgacttagaattggtgagcccaccttacttcctgttccttgtttggttgtggacctagggtagACCCGTTATATTCGACagtttatttaacttaaattctatataacttatatacactgggtgattatagaaggaatctacggGTCTTTCTAGGGTACATTATTGCATAACATAGGAGCTTTCATTtcacattttataaggaaaatattagattttctggaATCATGCTCATtcacttttacaaggaaaatgacatatttatcaaataaaactcttataaactcaccaacttaattgttgacactctttcaaaactacttgtattctcaggaaattagtgacttttgaggatgggacgcgaaggcgtcaaacatttcatttttgtcaacataatgtaattgatttagaaacatgtaaacttatactATGGTGTACCTTTTTtagttatatttatgttggttgtgttgCTATGGTAACTCTTAtacttgttgttatgatactgtacatgaagtccttcacccccagacgtttccgccatcttcggtttgggggtgtgacataaatcgTTTCTAGAACAATTATCTATTGTAAAATCGTTTATGGAAGAGAATTAAACAAATCCCAACCCTACCGCCTTCATCAAATTTCCAACCTGGAAAAATGAAATTAGAAAAGAAAGTCCTAAATCGTATATCTATAATTTTTATTTAGGAAATCTTCGaaaaaagtcctaaaattttactCTAATTTACGAAAAAAATcacaaactaaaatttgtttactAAAAAACATGAATTACCAGTAAAAATGTCGATTTGACctctttttttttctaatttaccGGTTTCATTACTTACTTGTTTCATTAAAGTTCCATTATTTTATCCTAATTTAcgaataaatctcaaactaaaattTAGTGATGATTTAGCTATTTTATCGATTTCATTGCTAACTTGGACATTTAGTTATTAAATTAGCTGATAAGATGGATATGATAGGTTATAAAATATTACATTTACTATAAAATTTGATATCCATCTCATCGGCTCCTTTATGACTATGTATCTAGGTCATCAATGAACCTAATAAAATGCGTGTTTCCACGAAAAAACAGTAGGAAATAAGCTGATGTCAGATGAGAATGATATATTGGGTTACATAAGTTTAGATAGACAGCTTGAAATTTCTTATAAACGTAAAAATGACGAAGTTGTTGTTAGTTTATATAATTATTGCAGTTTTCGTTGGATGCATTTTATATTCCAAAAAATATATAATGTAGCAGGATATCAAGTTTTATGGTAAACATAGCATGATATAACCTAACATATCTATATCATCAACTAATTTAATAACGAGGCATCCAGGTCAACAATGAAATCAATAAAATGTATGTTACATGAAAAAAATGGTCAAATCATCACTAAATTTTAGTTTGGGacttatttataaattataataaaataacgGGACTTTAATGAAACCAGATAAGTAATGAAACCGATAAACCGGAAAAAATAGAtcaaatcgtcatttttaccggtaattcatattttttcgtaaacaaattttAACTTGGGACTTttcgtaaattatggtaaaatttTAGTACTTTTTCTAAGatttccttttttattttaagCAATATACCATAATTTATCTTATAATAAATCTAAATACATACTGATTTTGTATAAAGTTTAAAGGGTAATTAAGTAATCTAATCAAACATTTAATGAAAAACAATGACATTAAGcaattataaatatatttttcagtTAAATACagagattttaaaaagaaaaattgaaaaaaatatactCCGAAATGTAAAGAGTAGTCCGAAGTGAATTATTTAGGAAAAGatagttatttttcaaaaaactgaaaaatattatttttaaagaaaaactCATTTACACCAGTTGGATTATTCAATTTCCCAAATATAAAATGATGTAATCACATTgcctaaaataaacaaaaattaggACACATTGTGTAAAATATAAGATGTTGTCCAACCCTAGATGGGAGACGTTCACGAGGTTGTTTTCAttgttcttttttcttttttccctTTTGTCAGGTTAAAAAGGAAAGAGAAATGTTTGTCGTCTTCATCAATGGGTGGTGTTAATACAGGTCCGTTGCCAGTTATTATACTATTtatttaatctctctctctctccattgaGACCAACAAATCCTTCAAAATGCTCACATCAACACATCACCACCACCTCCAAATCTCCCCTCTGTTGGTTCCGGTTTCGCCTCATCTCTAGCTCCACCGCATTCTCAAACTTCACGCTGCAAAACTTCAATTCAATGGCGGTCGGTACTACTGAAGAGGTATTTTGAGTTTCTCACCCCTGCATTTCGCTTTAATCGCTGATTATACTCATCATTTCTCTTCTTGCTTTCAAATTACgcaacattttttgttttttcgTTTTATATGTGTTCGGATTGACTTCAGTTCCGTTGAATCGACCTCTGTTTGATTTTATATTCAGAATTTTAACTTTATCAGTTCCATCTCGAGTTTTCCCCCAAAATGTATCGGAATGCGTGTCAGTTGGGGGAAATTCAAAGTAGGGATCTATTCGACTTTTTTTTTGATCTGTTGTCACTTATTACAGTTTAGATTTAGTAATGCAATCGATCTATAATATAATGCTATGAGTTTTGGTGGATGATTGTGATTTCCTAGGGTTTGGAATTGAATCTAACTTTCACATTTTCGTCCAATCGGCTTCTAGGACCACAATCCGCCTCAATTTCTTTTGTGATCCTGTTGacatttctttctaataattaatATTCTGACAGGAGACAATAGCTGGCTCCACATTAGTGTCAGCTGGAGCCCTTTCAACATCTCTTAATCAACActtagaaaaaaaagaaaaaaaaataagttacttTGACTATTAGTAACATTTCTAAAATACCTTTCTATAATTAGAAAGTTCTCCAACTTGTACAGTGATAGCACCATTAGATTGAGATGACAAAGATGGAAAGCTAGAGAAGTTTAGCTTGAAAATTTCTAATTTAATGAGACATGTCTCCATCTTTCTGTATACCAATATAAATGTAATGTGCATATAGATGAACTTCATTGGTCCTAAAAGAGAACATTAATACTATCTGGTCCAACAAAAAGTATTCTTGATTCAGTACATGTAGACTTATAGACTGTAGTTATTAAATTATCATTAGTCTCCATTCTTTTGGTTTTAATACCATTAATGCTTTCTGTACTTTTTATTCATTGATTTGTCTCTTATAAGTTTCTTTACATGATGTAGGGATGTGATAGTTTTAGTGTTGTAGTATTATCTGATGAAGGAGGCAACACAGGAGTTGAATGTGAAGTGCCAAAAGATCTGTTGAGTCCTGTTGCAGAGGTTCGGATTCCATTAAAGAGCCAGCTGTCACTTGATGCACGTTTGAGCAATCAAAGCTACATTAACATGATGGTTCAAAATGCAGTTGCATATTCAACGTGCACTGTAGATGTTGATATTGAAAAAGGGAAATCAGAGACTCAAAGCAATGAAGAAACTCTTGTTCTTGCTAATTTGAAGAATGAGGAAGTTTTGACTGTGAGTTGATAACTTAATTTCATCTTCTTTCAGGAAATCGCCATTTTATTGAACTATTGATATAATAATCATAAAAAAGTAATAGTGCAGTGGGTAAATTGATAAAATGATGAAAGTAGTACATTATGCTTTTCTCTACTtttcaataaattaataaaagtaCAAATGCTTTTttgcttttttatttttattcttgattccAGTTTACCTAACAATGGCATCTTTGCAGAAATCACTGCAGAAACAGATCAGCTTTGACATGGGAGGTAAATACATGCAGTTGTTGATGAATCACAGCCTCATGCTATCAAAGTTCTCTACTCGTGGTACtttatcattttcttttttttttttggataaatgaTTGCTTTGTGTTTGTGGTGTACTTATTACTTAAATTAAAGTGAAACATGAAAGTAGAATATTATAGATAATATGAAGTGCTTAATTTGTTATTTTAACAGATAAGGGTGCAACTGAGAAGCTTCTAGATGCTCCCAGATCAAGGAAATATAAACGTGCTGCCTCTTTTAATTCAAGAAAAGTCGTTCTCTTGTTCTCAGTCTTGTAAGTTCTCAACTTATCTTGCTTTTACATTTTCGATTTCAATAAGACAAAAATAGCCCTAGAAAGCTTGTCCAATCCAATTATATCTGAATAGAAGCTTTCTAGGGTTATGAaagagggcatttatgtcttttataCATGGGCAAACACAGTATCATCCACTAAAATGTGTAATTTGCCTTttggttttattattatatatataatacagGTCGAGTTTGGGAACGATGATACTGATATATCTGACATTGAGAGTTAGACAATTTGGTGATGCCTCTATTCATTCAGAGTGAATTTACATTTACCACCCTGCACTTTGTAAGTTGGCGTATCTTTGCGTCTGGAGACAATTTCTTTGCAAATTCAGGAAACATAACTTTTTTAGGAAACCGAGCTGAGGAGGAGCCTTGGTGCAGTTTGGGAGATGAATTTTTTTCCACTTTTAGGAGTTTCTTTTTGTTTAAATGTTTAGCTAGTAGCAGCATATTCTACTTTGATATGTATATAACTTTAGAGAAAACGTTGTTGAAATTTGGTAGTTGATGATCTTTTCTTTTTGGTAATATGCTATTTTGATTGTTGGTTGATAACAATTTTAATGGGGATTCCTAATGACTTTCTAAAAATTGGCATGACTAACCAAATTTTTTGGACAAAACCGTACTGTATTTGATGTGTATACGTGAAATAGTGGCTCATGACAATCAGAAAATATTTAGACAAATTGTCCTTGTGTTTGGTCTAAACCAGAACCAGTTGGTTGATGAAAACTATAAAAACTGATTTGTTTTTATccttttttcaatttattttggatttttttttcttttatattattttatttcatattCTGTTAACTATTCTAATTAAGAAAAAATTTGTGTGGACCCCACTTGTCAACCTAACCCCTTTTTTTTCTCTTTCGCATAACTTACACGTctaaacataaataataatttaaaaaatataaaataaatttataGTTTTCCTGTTAACCGTACGtaagcaaaaaaaaaacatgaaaatcatcaaccaaaccaaaaaagtaaaaaatatCGGTTCGGTTAACCGGAAAATCATTTAGGTTTTTAGGTTCGGTTTTCAGATATTTTGAAACCGTAGTCATATAACTTTGTCTAAGATTTACCATATttttgtcttacctaaaaaggtAAAAACAAAGTGGGGCCCAAAATATCTCTTGTAACAAATAGAGCTACCAAAATGGAACAAGAGAGTAGAACATAGAGATTAGAAAACCTAAAAAATAAGTATACCGAAGATAGATACAAACACCATATCTTCTTACTTTAATTTAAAGGATGTCACTCGCTAATAAGAAACCAAAACTATCAACAAATTAAGTTACGAATAATCAAAATCCATTACAAAATCCAATTCTGTCTGTCTGTCTGACTGTCTGCTTTCTATTGATCGAAAGTGAGTCGAGTCTTTCTAACATGCGCAGCCTCCACCTTGGTCTGAATGGGAAGCATTACCAGAAGACTTCAAATTGACGTCAACCATATCTTCTTGTTTTGTGGATGACATCGTATCCATTCCTGGTAAAGCAGCAGCAATCTTCCGGAATAATGGCTACACAATAAGACATACATTTTTTCTTATCTTTCTGCATTAAGTCAAAAGGAAACACCATACATATAACCAAAAGGTAAGGGATTTTGATTAAACCTTGATGTTGAATCCAGCTTTTGCACTTGTTTCTATAAACATAACTCCAAATTCACGAGCTTTTCCATCTCCTTCTTCAATTGAAACTTGCCTAAAAAGCCATGGAAATAAATAAGTCTTGACTTTTACAAATTTACAATCACTTTCTTTTCAAAGATTTATGTTAATAGTTGTCTATTGAACCTTTTGTCAACAAGATCTGTTTTGTTGCCAACAAGGACTATGATGACATCAGTGCCTCGCTCAGTACGTACTTCTTCTATCCATTTTGCAGTGTTCAAGAATGATTGTCGATCtgcaaaaaatatatttttttttacaaaacataaaacaaaaaatagataaaaaaaaatttatttataaattactCACTAGCAACATCATAGACAATGACTGCAACTGATGAATCTCTTATGTAACTTGGAATTAGACTCCTAAATCTCTCCTGTCCGGCAGTATCCCTGAAATGTTAACACCAAAATCAACATCAACtacttttttatttattaatccaATAAGCTCTTtctatataatattatatttttttttatttaataaagaaAACCACAAGCAACAAACATGAAAACTTACCAAAGCTGTAACCGAACTGTTCTATCTTCAAGGTACATTGTTTTTGACAAGAAATCAATACCAATGGTAGCCTGCAGTTTATAAttatatccaaaaaaaaaaacaatgtgatGTTACTTTATTTAATACCACTAAAAAACAGAAAGATTATAAAGTTAAACATGATAGAAAACCAATGAGACATGACTGGAAAAGATTATGAAATAGCTTCTCTTTAATCTTTATGTATGCAATTGTGAATTTGTATATCATTAGTCCTGTTACTGATGATtaataagttatacatatatgtaaAAAGATATATGGTAGAATGAGAAAAACAATTACTTAGGGCTTTCACAAACAAATAATATTAGATGTATTAATATATATCAACATAGActtgtatgtatgtgtatatatatacattaaaACCAGCATTAAGGAGATTGCTTTAAAGTTTCTTTTGTTTTCCCTAGGTCTGTGATCATCAAATGTAACATAATTCTGTGACATTCACTAAAATAAAATTTACCAGTCAGAGTGTCAGAAATGTATTATTCTAATAAATTTTCTGAAAAAAGATTTTGTTAACCATTAGTCAAATGCCTAAAATACCCCACATTGAAAATGTAGAGAATATCAGGAAAAAAACAATGACATTCATGATGAAGGAAATGATTGAACTAGGTAAAAACCTTACCAAACAAAAAGAAACTTGCCAATAAACATCCAAAATCCCACAAAAAAATGATGGAATTTCACAGGTTGAAAAAGTGAACAGGTACAAAAAAACTCAAGCTAAAAGTCTGTGGAACAGAAATCTCTTATCCATTTCTCTTGTTGTATGCAGAATTGGTCCCAAACATCAATGTTCTTTCAGTCTTATTTTGAAGGTTCAAACACACAAATCCTTTACAGGAACCACATGGACAAGAAATTCTCTTAAAAGCTCACTGATCCTATAATGAAACAACACAAACCATGGTTCTTGATCTAATAGAGAATACTAGGCATTCAAATCTAAGGGAAGTCACTAACAACTCCAGACTCCCAAAAAGAGGTTAGTTTATACGAATAAGTTAGACGATTACTAATAACAGTTCAAAAAATCGGGTAACTAATGATCACTATAAAACGAGACCATGATAACAAGGGCACCTCTTCCTCATGCAAAGGTCAAAGCTTTACGCCTCTTATTGATCAAAATAACTAAGATAAGAACAGCGAATTCATGCAAGACCTAGATAAAATCGCATGGTTTCATTGCTCTAACATCGATCAGACGTCAATTGCGTCAGAATACCCCGATCCAGTAATCAGACTTCAATCGCATACGGATCATGAATGAATCGATAGAAAAAACGAAGAAAAGCCGGCGGAATTATACCTGATAGGTGGTATCGAATTTGTCATACATGAATCTGGTAATGATGCTGGTTTTGCCGACGGATTGATCGCCCAAAAATACCAGTTTGTATTTGGCAAGAGGTGACACCACCGACATTATTGAGCAGTTCCGGGGGCTCTCTCTCGGCGATCAGATCTAAATCTGTAGAAtgttgaagagagagagagagagaatagagaGAAATTCGGAGGAGAGAGAAAGGGGAGAAATCAAGGAAGGCTGGGTTTAATTTTTCAATCGGGTTACATATATACGACATGGAGAAGAAACCGCCAACTTGACCCAAGACTCTATCACTTTAGAGCATTCTTTCTTTCTGAGTTTGATTTGATtgggttttgaattttatttaTCTATTTGGAGTTAAAATATCGAGTAGATTACGGTTTTGGTCCCTATTGTTGTCCATTTTTAACATTTTTGATCTTTCTATTTCCATTTTAACATAGGTGGTCCTTATTTACACTTAACAACTAAACTttaaaaaatgatgattttagcCTTCTAGCATATTAATGAAAAAATGTTATACATGCCACGTTGGATTAATGAGCTACCAAACACATTCCCTATTTTAAAAGTTTCACATAACTTTCGTATCCCCCCATCTTCTCCAATTCGGTCTTCGGCTCATCCCAAGAAAAAATGACGTCATCTTCAAGTAAATTCAGCTTCAATGGAGGTTCACGATGGAAGAACAAGAGTTATATAAGATGTGAGTCGGGAAAAATGACACAAGGTCACGAGCCattgtttatatgtattgtagtatgtggtattttgggaagctAACTAAGCTTTAAGCTTATAATTGTTGATTAAATGTTCTCATGTAGTTTTGTTAATCGTGGGAAGGACGTGACATGATTGTACCGTATTtacatatatgtttatatttttcaGACTTCATtgttttgacatgattttgatacattctttttatgttttggtttttaTGATGTTAAACAATTTGGTACTTCTATCTTTTATTGACAAATATATGTTTTACTTATATTTAAAAAGAAAACGTTGGTTGAAAATTTATGACCTTACAAGTTTATATTAAAGTCTTGGTTTGAGGAATGTGGATGAATA
The genomic region above belongs to Lactuca sativa cultivar Salinas chromosome 4, Lsat_Salinas_v11, whole genome shotgun sequence and contains:
- the LOC111897307 gene encoding uncharacterized protein LOC111897307 — encoded protein: MAVGTTEEGCDSFSVVVLSDEGGNTGVECEVPKDLLSPVAEVRIPLKSQLSLDARLSNQSYINMMVQNAVAYSTCTVDVDIEKGKSETQSNEETLVLANLKNEEVLTKSLQKQISFDMGGKYMQLLMNHSLMLSKFSTRDKGATEKLLDAPRSRKYKRAASFNSRKVVLLFSVLSSLGTMILIYLTLRVRQFGDASIHSE
- the LOC111897308 gene encoding ras-related protein RABH1e encodes the protein MSVVSPLAKYKLVFLGDQSVGKTSIITRFMYDKFDTTYQATIGIDFLSKTMYLEDRTVRLQLWDTAGQERFRSLIPSYIRDSSVAVIVYDVANRQSFLNTAKWIEEVRTERGTDVIIVLVGNKTDLVDKRQVSIEEGDGKAREFGVMFIETSAKAGFNIKPLFRKIAAALPGMDTMSSTKQEDMVDVNLKSSGNASHSDQGGGCAC